In Gammaproteobacteria bacterium, the DNA window CTTAAAGTGTCTATGCTGTTCATCATTACAATTTCCAACATTAGCCACATCACAAAGATAACCAGCAGAGTTATTTAATACAAATTCAGGGATTGAATAATGCGCTTATTTCATTGTATCTTCATTTTGTTGTTATCAGGTTACTCTGCGGCGGGCTTTGCGTTTGGTTGCTATAATTTATTTCCTAATGATAAAAACGGATTGAATCCAGGCTTTAATATTCCGACGTTTAAGGATAGTTCACTTAACATCAATGATATTGTCACTGATGGTGATTTTGTAGTAGAGGCGGGTAAGTATTACAATACAATCACCGTATCAGCAGGTGACACGTTGACATTTGATACGGTTGGTGGCACCTATTATATAAAAAAAATAGAGACTAAAAATGTTAATTCAAAACTGAATTTTTCTCCAGGCGATTATTTTATCACAGAGCTTACTCTCCGCAAGGAAAGCAAGGTTGAAGTAATAAATAACCAGTCCCCTAATGAGGCTGTTAGAATTTATCTAAATAGCAAATTAGATGTCAAACAAGACTCGACAATAAATTATAATAATAAGAACTTAATTATTGTCAGTAAGCACGATATTTCTTTAGGAAACGGCGTAACGTTTAACGGCTTTTTATATAGTGAAACGAAAATTCATACTCATAATTCTACTGTAATAGAAGGGACTATTGTTGCAAATGAATTTCATCCTACAGGCCTCACTGTTACCAGTAATTCAAAATTTGTAAAGGACTCCGACTTTTCCACGATGTGTGAAAGTGTGCCAACAGTTGACCATTATCGCATCGCTTACAATAGTCCCGGCTTAACCTGTCAGGCCTCCACAGTTACCGTGACAGCTTGTGCCGACACCAACTGTGACAACGAATTTGACCAGCTGGTGAGCGGAAACTTATTATCGACGACTGGCTGGGTTGATGGCATGGCCATTAATTTCACTGAGAACGCTAGTTATAATTTGGCCAGTACAACAGTGACTTCGGAAACACTCGGCTTAAGCGATATGTCGGAGATTGCTGATTATGTTTGTTACAACAATGGGGTAATAGACAATACTTGCCAAATTGATTTCTCTGATAGCGGCTTTATTATTAGCAATGTAGAGGGTACTACCCCTACTATTCCAACACAGCTTGCCGGTAAGCGGTCAGATCAAGGTTACAATAAAAAACATATCATCATTAAGGCGGTAAAGACTAATAGCACCACCGGAATTTGCGACAATTTGTTTACGAATGGCGGCGATGTTGATGTTGAGGTTAAATACCAATGTATCTCGCCCAATAGTTGCGCTGATGATCGATTAACCCTAACCAATAACAACAATGGCCAGTCGATATCTAAATACTTTACCTCAAAGACATTACGCTTTGGCAGCGATTCGACTGCCGAGATAGCGCTTCACTACCCTGATGTCGGCCGGTTACAGCTAGCGGTACAAAAGTCGGTTGATTTAGGCAATGGTACAAGCAGCTTATTGCAAGGCAGTTCGAATCAATTTGTGGTGCGACCTTTTGGACTTAAGCTATCGCTGGCATCGGATCCGAATGCTAGCAATGGTTTTGTAACAGATCCGATTATCACAGGTACTGGCACTGTATTTAAAAAGGCCGGCGAAGATTTTAAGCTAACCGCGACAGCTGTTCAATGGGTTGAGGGACAAGCTATTGGTAACGACGGTCAGCCTGTTAATTTGTTAGCGCTGAACGGTAACCCCGTAGCAGGGAATTTTAGTGGTCAGACATTAGTACTAACTCATCGTTTAATTAGCCCGAGTGGTGGTGAAGTCGGCGTATTATTACCGGGCACTGAGTCATTCACCAATAGTATTGCACAGGCCACCCGAACGTGGAGTGAAGTAGGCGTCATCGGACTCGATGCGGTGGTAAGTGATTACTTAGGTACTGGTGATGTAATAGGTAAGCTCGACAACATTGGCCGCTTTGTGCCTGATCATTTTAAGCTTGCTGACGTTGACGCCATCAACCTCAACCCAGCGTGTACGGACCGTAATTATAATTATATGGGCGAACCATTTTCGGCGAAGTATCAAGTGAGCGCGGTTAATAAAGAAGGTGTTGTTACCCAAAATTATCAAGGAGGGCATGCGAAGGCAATAGTCAGCCTAGTTGCTCAAGAGAGTAATAGTGGGCAGATACTCGCACCACGTTTTAGTGCCGTGCTGCCGGTGACAATTACTTGGGACAAGGGCATATATGATCAAACGGCCTATGGCTTAGCAATAAGTCGAGCTAGCCCGCCTGATATTTTACCGAGCACGACTTTTGGCTTAATGATTGACGCAAAAGAAAGTGTCGATATTACGCTAAGCTCGCTCGATTTTAATCCATTTACTACAGAAGATTGCATCGGGGGCAATTGTAATGCGAAGAAACTCAATAATACCCCGATTAGCTTTTATTACGGCCGGGTAAAGCTCAGTAATACCTTTGGTTCTGAGCTTGAAGCGTTAAGAATGCCACTTGAGGTCCAATATTTTGATGACGGCGCGTTTAAATTGCATAGCGCAGACCAATGTACGGCTTACAACGCAGCCAGCGCAACGTTAGAACCATCACCCTTTGGCGAACTTGATCATGTGACTAACGGTGTCAATAGTTTGTTGCTGCCAGCGCCACAAACCACAGTAGGCAATGTAAGTGTGGAACTACCGGTACCTGTCTGGCTGAAGTTTGATTGGGACAATGATGGCGACCAAGACGACCCGCAAGGGCATGCAACGTTTGGCCGCTATCGCGGTAATGATCGGCTGGTTTTTTGGCAGGAGCTACGTTAATACGCGTTTGTTTTAGTGATAAACTTATATAACAGACAGCGTCACCGCAAAGGCGGTGACGCTGTTGAGTAACTGTGCCATTTTACGGTTATTATCTTACTGTTATTCATTTGATTCCGGTGGCATTAAATGATTGGGTAAACTCTTTCGCCGGCCCGTATCCGTTGGGCTGTAGTGCTTGGCTAAATAATCCAAGATAATGGGATCATTGGTGCCTAGAGGCCAAAAACCTTGGGTTTGCTGCATCCAACGAATGGTTTCAAGCCAAGTATCACGACTCATTCTATTTGGGTCACCAATGCCGCCGAATGGCAGGCCTCGATAGCTTCACTTCTTGCCAAGTTTGACCAAAATCGATGGACACCGCCATTTTTTCAACGGTTTTATCGCCAGCCCATGCGTGACCTTCAACGGTTAGTTGTTGCTTTAATTGATGTAAAACCCCTGATTTAGGGTAGGTAACTAATGATTTAACCGGCATTTGCTCAATGATGCACATGTCTTCGTTTGGAACTTTAGTGCCTGGCGCGACGGGTTTACAGGGGGTACGGTAAGCTTTCCCACCCATTTTTTTACCATCGTGAACCTTATTACGAATTGAAATACCCGTTAGCGACTTACCCGAGGTCGACGCGGGCCAACCACCAAAAACCAGTCGTAATGGGTAACCGTTCATTGCCGGAATGTCGTCGCCGTTAACAGCCCAAGCAATTAAAGCTTCATCTTCAAGCGCTTTACCCATGGGGACACCACGAGAAATGGCTGCTTTATTTGGATCGCCACTTAAATGCGAATCAGCGCCGTGGTAGCCAATATAAACCGCATCGTCTTTAATGCCACAATCTTTTAGCACATCGCGTAACCGGACCCCGGACCCCGGTCCACTGCGCACAGCCAACCGCACCGGTCGACCACTGATTGCCTTTCGCCGGTGGATTAAATTCAGAACGACCATTGCCACCACATTCAAGTGTGAGTTGATAAGTGTGGTGTTTAAATTTACATTTTAGCTCGGTAATGGTATAGGTTTTGCTGGTTTTTACCGATTCGCCATCAATGGTAAGGGTCCAGTTAGCAACATCGACCTGTTGTGGCGGTATGCCATTGTTACGGACAAACAGCCGATCTGCTGGGGTAATTAAGTCGTTTAATAAGTGCGGTGGCACTTCGGCATTAACCGGTCGATCGTTAAGAATGGTCAAACCTGGGTGCTTGCCAGCAATGGTGAAATCTTCAGTGGTACCGGCATAGGCGGCAGGAATTAACCCGCCTGGCATAAAGCGGCCAAACACGGCTAAAACGGCTTTAACTGGATCGTTTTGATAGAGTTGGTTGATCCCTTGTTGAGGTTTATTCTTCTTATTATCCAAGTGGTTATCTCCTAGTGTTGAAAGCAAGCATGACATTTTAGATTATGAGATTTTTAACCAAACACAGTAGAGCCAACACGTTACAACCGTTAGCACCTGCTTTACTTTTGTCGGCTGGTAGTCGCTGTTTGATGGGGTAATTAGCGAGTGTCAGCCAAGGGCGGGTTGAGTTTCTAGCGCAGTGATTTAATTTTATTCTCACTTGCATCGATTGAAAGTAAGCTTTATCTTCGTTAACAATATGATTACATTTTATGTATTAACACTCACAAGGGAAATGGACTCTTTAACTGATAGCGAGTGATATATTAAGACTTAATAATGAGTGGTTGGCTTAAATATAATAAGGGATTATGGATGAAAAGACGGAATTTTATCAAAGCGGCAGTCGCAGGTTTGGCGACAGCGCCAGTAGCGCATATTGTAAGTGCTAAGGTCAGAAAAAAGACACTGCGGATGCAAACTTACTGGGGCGAACAAGCTGACGCAATATTTAAGACGTTCACGACTGACGTTAGCAATGCGTCGAATAAATCATTAACTATTGACCAATACACTGGCAGCACTCTGGTTCCTGATGCCGAAATGTTGCAAGCTGTGAGTAAAGGCACGCTAGATATGTGTCAAGGCTATGCCGGTTATTGGCCTGAACAGCTCGATATAGCGACCATCGAATCAGGCATACCTGGCGCATGGACCAGTTATGATGAAGCAATGTATATCATGGAAACCAAAGGTCTTGGTAAGCTTATCCGTGAAGCGTATGCAGAGCAAAATGTACACTACCTTGGCGCTATTATGGGGGGACCGTTTGATCTTCTAACAAAAAAACCGGTAAACAGCTTAGATGATTTGAAAGCAATGAAGATCCGTGCTACCCCAAGTGTTGCTAAAATCCTTAATAAATTTGGTATAGATACTATTTTCATTCAAGGCTCTGAGCTACATCGGGCGTTGTCGACTGGTTTGATCGATGGCGTAATCTATGCGGGTACTAATGAATATGTGGGTATGAAGCTTTACGAAGCCGCCAAGCACTACACGTCGCTTAATATGATTAGTCCGGGTTATACCGACCAAATGTTAATCAATATGGATACGTGGAAATCGTTGACCCCAGCACAACAGGCTGTAATTGAAACGTCGTTTGCCAAACATGCAAGCAAAATGCATACCTGGATGATCAGTGGTTCGATTGACGCGGGTAATAGCGGCGTGTTTGAACTTAATTCATTAAACGAAGCAGACTCCGCTCGCTTACGTGAGGCCGCTAAGGAGTTGTGGCAAGAAGAAGCGGCGAAATCGGACCGCAACAAAAAAGCGATTGCTATTCTTGAAGCTGCCGCTAAAGCGACCGGCAGAGCTTGATAAGATCAGGGTTTTGATTAAAGTCGCTACTTAACATTGGGCGGCAACATCAATCCTAAACATCATCGCTCTTTGCCATCCATGGCACCGCGATATACCGTTCATCCTGAACATAAAAAAAGCGGCTAATTAGCCGCTTTTAAAATCCGATTAAACGTCTTAAAGTTTACTTAACTTCAGAGGTGAAATCGCGTTTTGCTTCGCCGGTGTATAACTGACGAGGACGACCAATCTTGTGGCCTGGCTGACTTAACATTTCTTTCCAATGTGAAACCCAACCAACAGTACGTGATAATGCGAAAATTACGGTGAACATTGACGTTGGAATGCCCATTGCTCGCATAACGATACCAGAGTAGAAATCAACGTTAGGGTACAGTTTCTTTTCGATGAAGTAAGGGTCTTCAAGCGCAATACGCTCAAGTTCCATCGCAACGTCTAATAGAGGATCATTAACGTTAAGCTCTGTTAATACTTCATGACAAGTCTCACGCATAACCGTTGCACGTGGATCGTGATTTTTGTAAACACGATGACCAAAGCCCATTAGGCGGAATGGATCTGACTTATCTTTCGCTTTTGCAACGTATTCTTCAATACGATCAACACTGCCAATTTCTTCTAACATCGCCAAACATGCTTCGTTAGCACCGCCATGAGCAGGGCCCCAAAGAGACGCGATACCGGCTGCGATACAAGCAAATGGATTCGCACCAGATGAACCTGCTAGGCGCACTGTTGATGTTGATGCATTTTGCTCGTGATCTGCATGTAAAGTGAAGATACGGTCCATGGCGCGAGCCACAACAGGGTTAACCTGGTATTCTTCAGTTGGTACTGCAAACATCATGTGCAAGAAGTTTTCTGCGTAATTTAGCTCATTTTTAGGATAAATAAATGGCTGGCCGATGCTGTACTTGTAGCTCATTGCGGCAAGTGTTGGCATTTTTGAAATTAGGCGGAACGCGGCAATTTCACGGTGACGTGGATTATTTATGTCTAGTGAATCGTGGTAAAACGATGACAAGGCACCAACAACACCACACATGATGGCCATTGGGTGAGCATCACGACGGAAGCCTTTAAAGAAATGCATTAACTGATCGTGAACCATAGTATGGTTTTTGACAATTTTTACGAATTCTTCGTATTGTGTTTTTGTTGGCTTATCACCGTATAGAAGGATGTAACACACTTCTAAGTAGTCAGCGTTTTTAGCTAACTGATCGATTGGGTAACCGCGATGTAATAAAATGCCTTTATTGCCATCAATGTAAGTGATTTCTGATTCACAAGATGCAGTTGCCATAAAGCCAGGATCAAACGTGAAATGGCCTGTGCCACCAAGCTTGCTAATATCGATTACATCGTGGCCGGCAGTACCTGAGCTAATTGGTAATTCAATTAATTCCTTACCGTCGACCATTAGGGTGGCGTGACGCTGTGTCATACGATTTGCTCCTCAATTATTGAATATTCTTATTCAGCTTTTATTAATAGCAGATAATAAAAGCGTGTATTTAACCTAAAAAGAACATAACTTGTCAATTTAAATGAGTGTTTAAGATAAATTTTGTTAAAAAGTTATTTAATTTTTGGTTGCTTAATGAGCGGTAGTTGTAAAATTCAGCAGTTTCGGCTGTTGTTAAAATATTTTTCGTCAAATACTGTCGTTTAACGACGAATAAAACTCGGCTCATAACTAATTTAGATTATTACAATAATTGTATTTGCTCCTTAGTCCCAGTATACTTTCGTCGGGTTTAATCAGGGTGAGTTTTTTGTCACAATCTGATAACCAAATGAAAGGGGAAATGGCGGTCGGTCAACGATTTAGCTAATTTTTATTCCTGTCGAAGTCCGGGACCTCCTCTATCAATAAAAATAATGGGCTTCAATTTCTTAGAGCTAAGAGAGCAAATCGTGAAAAAGCAAAGACCTGTAAACCTTGACTTACAGACTGTCAGCTTTCCGTTAACTGCAATTGCATCAATCCTACACCGTGTTAGTGGCGTTATTATGTTTTTCGCTACTGGTATTTTGATGTGGTTCCTTGCTGAATCGTTATCGTCGCCATTGGGCTTCGCACACGTGCAGGAATTAATGAGCAGTTTTCTGGCTAAGTTTGTCTTCTGGGGTATATTAACCGCATTAGCATATCACCTAGTTGTCGGAATACGACATATCGTTATGGATTTAGGCTACGGTGAAGATTTTGATACTGCCACCCAATCAGCACAAGTAACCATGATCATTTCCGCAATTCTATCGTTTTTAGCAGGAGTATGGGTATGGTAGCTAACGCAGCAACACTTGGGCGCAGTGGCGTTCATGATTACATAATCATCCGTGTCGCAGGCATTAACTTGGCTGTGTACGCATTTTTCATGTTAGGTTTCTTTCTGACTAATGATGTTACTTACGTCTCATGGACATCGTTATTCTCCAATCTTGCAATGCAGGTCTTTACCATCATCACCTTGTTGTCATTACTGGCTCACGTGTGGATTGGTATGTGGCAGGTACTAACAGATTATGTTAAACCTGTTGGTCTTCGTTTTGTTCTTCAGCTAGCACTAAATGTCATGGCGTTTAGCTATGTTATCGCTGGCGTTGCTATTTTATTGGGAGTCTAAAAGTGGCTATTCCTGTTTTAGAATTTGACGCGGTTGTTATTGGCGCCGGTGGTGCTGGCATGCGCGCAGCACTTCAAATCACGCAAGAAGGTAAAACTTGTGCGTTGATTTCAAAAGTATTCCCAACGCGTTCACATACCGTATCTGCTCAAGGTGGTATTACCGTTGCACTTGGTAATACCCACGAAGATGATTGGCAATGGCACATGTACGATACCGTTAAAGGTTCTGATTTTATCGGTGACCAAGACGCTATCGAATTTATGTGTGAGGCCGGTCCTGCGGCGGTAATCGAACTTGAGACGATGGGGCTACCATTCTCTCGTTTAGACAATGGTAAAATTTACCAGCGTCCGTTCGGTGGTCAATCGAAGTCTTTTGGTGGCGAACAAGCCGCACGTACAGCAGCAGCAGCTGACCGTACTGGTCACGCGTTGTTACATTTGCTTTATCAGCAAAATGTAAAAAATGAAACCAATATTTTCAGCGAATGGTTCGCGTTAGATTTGGTTAAAAACGAAGATGGTACCATTGTTGGTTGTACCGCAATGAACATCGAAACTGGCGAAGTCGTTTACTTCAAAGGTCGCGCAACAGTACTGGCTACTGGTGGTGCGGGTCGTATTTATGCTTCAACCACTAATGCTCATATCAATACTGGCGACGGTGTTGGCATGGCTATTCGTGCAGGCTGCGCCATGCAAGACATGGAAATGTGGCAGTTCCACCCGACAGGTATCGCTGGTTCTGGCGTACTAGTTACTGAAGGTTGTCGTGGTGAAGGCGGTTACTTATTAAATAAAGACGGCGAACGTTTCATGGAACGTTATGCACCGAACGCTAAAGATTTAGCGTCGCGTGACGTAGTAGCTCGTTCTATGATGAACGAAATTCGCGAAGGTCGTGGTCTCGATGGTCCTTTAGGTCCACATCTATTATTAAAGCTTAATCACTTGGGTAAAGAAACGCTAGAGTCTCGTTTGCCGGGTGTGTGTGATTTATCACGAACCTTTGCTCACGTTGATCCCGTTGAAGCACCAATCCCAGTATTGCCAACTTGTCACTACATGATGGGCGGCGTATTAGCCAACATTCACGGTCAAGCACTGCAACGTAATCAAGATGGTACTGATAGTGTCATTGAAGGTTTGTTTGCTGTTGGTGAGATTGCTTGTGTATCGGTTCACGGTGCTAACCGTTTAGGTGGTAACTCATTACTTGATTTGGTTGTATTTGGTCGTAGTGCTGGTCAGTTCTTGGGTAAATACCTGACGGACGAACTAAGCCATAAAGATGCGTCTCAAGCCGATATTGATGCCGCACTTGTGCGTTTGAACCGTTGGGAAAACAACAAAGACGGTGAAGATCCCGTTCAAATCAAAAAAGATATGCAGCTTTGTATGCAGCTTAACTTCTCGGTATTCCGTGAAGGTAAAGCGATGGCAGAAGGGTTAGCTGAACTGAAGAGCATTCGCGAGCGCCTTAAAAACGCTAAGTTGTCTGACAATTCAGCTGAGTTCAATACCCAGCGCATCGAATGTCTAGAATTAGATAACTTGATGGAAACAGCATTTGCAACAGCAGTAGCAGCTAACTTCCGTGAAGAATCTCGTGGCGCTCACTCACGTGAAGATTTCCCAGATCGTGATGATGAAAACTGGCTATGTCACAGTGTTTATCACCCTGCTACTGAAACAATGAGCAAGCGTGACGTTAACTTCGCGCCGCATAAGCGTGAAGCCTTCCCACCTAAAGCTCGTACTTACTAAGGAGAGTGTGATGAAAAAATTATTCTCAATTTATCGCTACAATCCTGACGTTGATAGCAAGCCTTACATGAAAGACTACACGTTAGAAATCGAAGACGGTTCTGACATGATGGTATTAGATGCGTTGATTTTGTTAAAAGAACAAGATCCAACGTTATCATTCCGTCGTTCATGTCGTGAAGGTGTTTGTGGTAGTGATGGTGTTAACATGAACGGCAAAAATGGCCTGGCATGTATCACGCCATTATCAGACCTTAAAGGTGAAAAAGTTGTGTTGCGTCCGTTACCTGGTTTACCAGTTATTCGTGACATCATCATCGACATGAGCCAATTTTATACGCAGTATGAAAAGGTTAAACCTTACCTGATTAATGACGGTAAGAATCCACCGGCACGTGAGCATTTGCAAACGGTTGAAGAACGAGACAAGTTAGATGGCTTATACGAGTGTATTTTATGTGCTTGTTGTTCAACTTCTTGTCCATCGTTTTGGTGGAATCCAGATAAGTTCATCGGGCCTGCTGGGTTACTTCATGCGTACCGCTTCTTAATTGATAGTCGCGATACAGCAACAGAAGAGCGTTTGAGCAATCTTGATGATGCATTTAGTGTATTCCGTTGTCACGGTATCATGAACTGTGTAAGTGTATGTCCTAAAGGGTTAAATCCTACTAAGGCCATTGGTCATATTAAATCTATGTTGTTAAACCGAGCGGTTTAACATTATGGACCTTGATCAAGCACTAAAAGCATAAAAGATATAGAGCCATACTCTCACAAGGGAGTGTGGCTTTTTTCGTATTAGACATAACAGTTGTAAACATTATGTTGTTAATACGTTAGGTTATTGAAAAGTGTAATTGGGTGACTTAGAATGTTTTTCTATAACAACATTCAAAGTCATAACTATTAAAATAGCGTTTTTATAAAAAAGGGCAAAAAATGCATGAAGGCATAATGAAGACGTGGTTAGAGTCGTCTCATCTGGCTGGTGCTAATGCAAGCTACATAGAAGGGATGTATGAAGCATATCTTGAAGATGAAACTGCTGTTTCAGACGAGTGGCGAACTGTTTTTGAACAGTTAGCTGTTAGTCCTGAAAGTAGTGACGTTCAAGATGTAAATCATACCAAAATTCGTGATTACTTCCGCCGAGCAGCAAAAGAGACCCGTGGTGGTCCAGCGAGCGAAATTGATCCGCAAACGGCTTCTAAGCAAGTAAAAGTACTACAGATGATCAACGCCTATCGTTTCCGCGGTCATCAACACGCCAACCTTGATCCATTAGGATTGTGGCAGCGTGACAAGGTAGCTGAGTTAAATCCAGCATTTCACTCATTAACTCAAGACGATATGGATACCGAGTTTAACGTTGGTTCTTTTGCTGTTGGCAAAGAATCGATGAAACTTCGTGATCTTCATAACGCGCTTGAACAAACGTACTGTGGCAGTGTCGGTGTGGAATATATGCACATTACCGATACCGATGAGAAGCGATGGCTACAGCAGCAGTTTGAGTCAGTACAAAGTAATCCCGCGTACAGCAAAGATGAAAAACTCCGTTTCTTAGCAGGCTTAACAGCAGCCGAAGGTATTGAAAAATATGTCGGTGCTAAATTTCCTGGTGCAAAACGTTTTTCTCTTGAAGGCGGCGGTGCACTTATCCCGATGTTACGCGAGATTTTATACAAAGCTGGCGAACATGGCGCGAAAGAAATCGTATTGGGCATGGCACATCGTGGCCGTTTGAACGTCCTGGTTAACTTGCTGGGTAAAAAACCGTCGGAATTATTCGATGAGTTTGCCGGCACCCATGACGAAGTGCATGGTTCTGGTGACGTTAAATATCACCAAGGTTTCTCGGCCGATTATGAAACTCCCCATGGTGCATTGCACGTGGCACTCGCTTTTAATCCATCGCATCTTGAAATCGTTAACCCTGTTGTTATCGGTAGTGTTCGCGCGCGTCAAGACAGATTAGAGTGTAAAGATGGCAAGTTAGTGATGCCAATTACCATTCATGGTGATAGTGCTATTGCAGGTCAGGGCGTGGTACAAGAGACATTTAATATGTCTCAAACCCGTGGTTTTAAGGTCGGTGGTACGATTCGTATCGTGATCAATAACCAAGTTGGTTTTACCACCAATAACCCAGAAGATATCCGTTCAACGATGTATTGTACTGATATTGCGAAAATGGTCCAGGCACCAATTTTCCACGTCAATGGTGATGATCCTGAAGCGGTTGCTTTTGTGTCACGCATTGCGGTTGATTATCGTAACAAGTTTAAGCGCGATGTCGTGATTGACTTGGTTTGTTATCGCCGCCATGGCCATAACGAAGCTGATGAGCCAAATGCAACACAGCCGTTGATGTATCAGAAAATTAAACGTCATCCTACCCCGCGTAAGATCTATGCAGACAAGTTACTGGCCGCCAATTTGGTTGAGCAAGCGGATTTGTCGAGTATGATTAATGATTACCGTGACCGTTTAGATCACGGTGATTGTGTGGTTGATGAATGGCGTCCAATGACGTTGCATTCAACCGATTGGGCACCTTACATTGGTCATGATTGGGACATTCCTTATGATGCAACGCTGCCACTTGATAAAGTGACTGAGCTTGCCCATAAAATGTGTCACTACCCAGCAGAACACAAGCTGCAATCGCGGGTCGCTAAAATCTATAACGATCGTGTCACTATGGCTAATGGTGATAAAGCGGTTGATTGGGGTTTTGCTGAAAACTTGGCATATGCCACGATCCTTGATGAAGGTACAAATATTCGTTTGATCGGTCAAGACAGTGCGCGTGGAACATTCTTCCACCGTCATGCTGTATTGCATAATCAAGAAGATGCCAGCACCTATACGCCACTGAAAAACTTATCTGAAAATCAAGGTAAGTTTAGACTGTTCGATTCAGTATTATCTGAAAATTCAGTGGTGGCATTCGAGTACGGCTATACCACAGCAGAGCCAGCTGGTTTAAATATCTGGGAAGCGCAATTTGGCGATTTCGCTAACTGTGCTCAAGTAGTATTTGATCAGTTTATTTCATCTGGTGAGCAGAAGTGGGGCCGTTTATGTGGTCTAACTATGTTACTACCACACGGTTATGAAGGCCAAGGTCCTGAGCATTCATCAGCCCGTTTAGAGCGTTTCTTACAGCTGTGTGCTAATCATAATATGCAGGTTGTTGTGCCATCAACACCAGCACAGATTTATCACATGTTGCGTCGTCAGGTTGTACGCCCAATGCGTCGTCCGTTAGTGGTTATGACACCGAAATCGCTATTACGTCATCCGTTATGTACTTCAACGCTTGAAGAGCTAGCGAGCGGTACGTTCCAAAACGTGATTGGTGAAATCGACGATCTTGACCCTAAACAGGTTAAGCGCATCGTATTCTGTAGCGGTAAGGTTTATTACGAACTGCTGCAAAAACGTCGTGAGAATAATCAGACTGATGTCGCGATTATCCGAATTGAGCAGCTTTATCCGTTCCCACATGAAGAAGTGACGACGTTGCTAGAGCAATATGCTCATGTTACTGATTACGTCTGGTGTCAAGAAGAACCACAAAACCAGGGCGCTTGGTATTGTAGCCAACATCATTTCTGGAACGCGATTCCGCAAGGGTCACAGTTGACTTATGCTGGTCGTGAAGCATCAGCAGCACCGGCTTGTGGTTATCCTGCAATGCATAAATTACAACAAGCAGCGCTGATCGCTTCAGCTCTAACTACTAAATAAGTGCTGCGGCACACCTAAGTTTGGTTTAGTGATTGAAAACAATTGCTAAACCTGGCTTAGGTCGATTACTTAAATTTAAGGGAAAAATCGATGAATATCGAAATTAAGGTTCCTGTATTACCTGAATCAGTGGCAGA includes these proteins:
- the dctP gene encoding TRAP transporter substrate-binding protein DctP, which codes for MKRRNFIKAAVAGLATAPVAHIVSAKVRKKTLRMQTYWGEQADAIFKTFTTDVSNASNKSLTIDQYTGSTLVPDAEMLQAVSKGTLDMCQGYAGYWPEQLDIATIESGIPGAWTSYDEAMYIMETKGLGKLIREAYAEQNVHYLGAIMGGPFDLLTKKPVNSLDDLKAMKIRATPSVAKILNKFGIDTIFIQGSELHRALSTGLIDGVIYAGTNEYVGMKLYEAAKHYTSLNMISPGYTDQMLINMDTWKSLTPAQQAVIETSFAKHASKMHTWMISGSIDAGNSGVFELNSLNEADSARLREAAKELWQEEAAKSDRNKKAIAILEAAAKATGRA
- the gltA gene encoding citrate (Si)-synthase; the encoded protein is MTQRHATLMVDGKELIELPISSGTAGHDVIDISKLGGTGHFTFDPGFMATASCESEITYIDGNKGILLHRGYPIDQLAKNADYLEVCYILLYGDKPTKTQYEEFVKIVKNHTMVHDQLMHFFKGFRRDAHPMAIMCGVVGALSSFYHDSLDINNPRHREIAAFRLISKMPTLAAMSYKYSIGQPFIYPKNELNYAENFLHMMFAVPTEEYQVNPVVARAMDRIFTLHADHEQNASTSTVRLAGSSGANPFACIAAGIASLWGPAHGGANEACLAMLEEIGSVDRIEEYVAKAKDKSDPFRLMGFGHRVYKNHDPRATVMRETCHEVLTELNVNDPLLDVAMELERIALEDPYFIEKKLYPNVDFYSGIVMRAMGIPTSMFTVIFALSRTVGWVSHWKEMLSQPGHKIGRPRQLYTGEAKRDFTSEVK
- the sdhC gene encoding succinate dehydrogenase cytochrome b556 subunit; protein product: MGFNFLELREQIVKKQRPVNLDLQTVSFPLTAIASILHRVSGVIMFFATGILMWFLAESLSSPLGFAHVQELMSSFLAKFVFWGILTALAYHLVVGIRHIVMDLGYGEDFDTATQSAQVTMIISAILSFLAGVWVW
- the sdhD gene encoding succinate dehydrogenase, hydrophobic membrane anchor protein; the encoded protein is MVANAATLGRSGVHDYIIIRVAGINLAVYAFFMLGFFLTNDVTYVSWTSLFSNLAMQVFTIITLLSLLAHVWIGMWQVLTDYVKPVGLRFVLQLALNVMAFSYVIAGVAILLGV
- the sdhA gene encoding succinate dehydrogenase flavoprotein subunit, with translation MAIPVLEFDAVVIGAGGAGMRAALQITQEGKTCALISKVFPTRSHTVSAQGGITVALGNTHEDDWQWHMYDTVKGSDFIGDQDAIEFMCEAGPAAVIELETMGLPFSRLDNGKIYQRPFGGQSKSFGGEQAARTAAAADRTGHALLHLLYQQNVKNETNIFSEWFALDLVKNEDGTIVGCTAMNIETGEVVYFKGRATVLATGGAGRIYASTTNAHINTGDGVGMAIRAGCAMQDMEMWQFHPTGIAGSGVLVTEGCRGEGGYLLNKDGERFMERYAPNAKDLASRDVVARSMMNEIREGRGLDGPLGPHLLLKLNHLGKETLESRLPGVCDLSRTFAHVDPVEAPIPVLPTCHYMMGGVLANIHGQALQRNQDGTDSVIEGLFAVGEIACVSVHGANRLGGNSLLDLVVFGRSAGQFLGKYLTDELSHKDASQADIDAALVRLNRWENNKDGEDPVQIKKDMQLCMQLNFSVFREGKAMAEGLAELKSIRERLKNAKLSDNSAEFNTQRIECLELDNLMETAFATAVAANFREESRGAHSREDFPDRDDENWLCHSVYHPATETMSKRDVNFAPHKREAFPPKARTY
- a CDS encoding succinate dehydrogenase iron-sulfur subunit → MKKLFSIYRYNPDVDSKPYMKDYTLEIEDGSDMMVLDALILLKEQDPTLSFRRSCREGVCGSDGVNMNGKNGLACITPLSDLKGEKVVLRPLPGLPVIRDIIIDMSQFYTQYEKVKPYLINDGKNPPAREHLQTVEERDKLDGLYECILCACCSTSCPSFWWNPDKFIGPAGLLHAYRFLIDSRDTATEERLSNLDDAFSVFRCHGIMNCVSVCPKGLNPTKAIGHIKSMLLNRAV